tgtatggaacccatctttgcatgaaatgttcctttgatatctctaattttcttgaagagatctctagtctttcccattccattgttttcctctattctttgcactgatcgctgaggaaggctttcttatctctccttgttattctttggaactctgcattcaaatgtatatatctttccttttctcctttgcttttcgcttctcttcttttcacagctatttgtaaggcctcctcagacaaccattgtgcctttttacatttcttggggatggtctcaatctctgcctcctgtacagtgtcactaacctctgtccatagttcatcaggcgctCTGTCTATCAGAACTGGTCCCTTAAAtcaatttctcacttccactgtataatcataaaggatttgatttaggtcatatctgagtgatctagtggttttccctactttcttcaatttaagtctgaatttggcaataaggagttcatgatctgagccacagtgagctcctggtcttgtttttgctgactgtatagagcttctccatctttggctgcaaagaatataatcaatctgatttcggggtttaccatctggtgatgtccatgtgtagagtcttgtcatgttggaagagggtgtttgctatgaccagtgtgttctcttggcaaaactctattagcctttgtcctgcttcattctgtaccccaaggcctgttactccaggtgcttcttgacttcccctataatgaaaaggacatcttttttgggtgttagttctaaaaggtcttgtaagtcttcatagaccCGTCCAACTTCAGCtgcttcagtgttactggtcgggacatagacttggattaccgagATATTGAATTATTTGCCTTagaagtgaacagagatcattttgttgtttttgagattgcatccaagtactgccttttggactcttttgttgactatgatggctactccatttcttctaagggattcttgcccacggtagtagatataatggtcatctgagttaaattcacccattccagtccatcttagttcgctgattcctagaatgtcaatgttcactcttgccatctcctatttgaccacttccaatttgccttgattcatggacctaacattccaggttcctaggcaatattgctctttacagcatcagtccttgcttctgtcaccagtcatatccacaactggtggtgttttttctttgcctctgtctcttcattctctctggagttatttctccactgatctccagtagcatattgggcacctaccgacctggggagttcatctttcagtgtcctatctttttgccttttcatgctgttcatggggttctcaaggcaagaatactgaagtggtttgccattcccttctccagtggaccacattctgtcagacctctctaccatgacccgtcCTTCTTGGGTGGCTCcagacggcatggcttagtttcattgagttagacaaggctgtggtccatgtgatcagattggctagttttctctgattgtggtttcagtctgtctgccctctgatgccctctctcagcacctaccatcttactggggtttctcttaccttggacatggggtatctcttcatggctgctccagcaaagcacagccgctgctctttagcttggatgtggggtatctcctcatggcagCCACTcttgaccttggatgtggggtatctcctctcggccGCTTGCTGCTCCAGGTATACTTGTTGGCTCTCTAAAAATAGGACTTTTAGTTAGTTTCTGGGATCTGAGGCAAGTATGCTTGAGCAGAAGCAAATTCAGGGGACTGATACAATACCGGGATTGATTTGATGCAGGATAAATTTGAACACATGTTAAATTGAAATAGATATTAAATATTGATCCAGCTCTGTTTATTAGTGCCACTTGATAGTCTGTAGGCTAAGAACTTCGGAAATTTATTTATTAGTAATAAAATTGATTTTGATCTTGTTTCTCATTCCATTTGTAGGAGTCAGGGGTATAGGGGAGCTTGAATGAAGAAAACTCAATTATACTGATACTCCAAGCATTTGTCCCCTGCCTCTGAAAGCAGGAAGGAATTGTGATTGGGTTAGGACTTAGCAGTGGTGATCTGAAGGTGTTCTGAAGCTTTGAAAGGAATTgagggaaaactttttttttttaacatcttcacAGTGTTGATTAAATCGTCTTTCTTTTCATTGCTCAGTTTTTCTCTCACcctgaattattcatttttatgaacTGGTATATCTTATTGAGTCACTTTGGTTGATACCTAACAATGATCACTTGATATGTAGTAATCAGACACCTGTTTCATTATCAGCACTTTGAGTTTTGATAAAACAGCATATTCTTTCCCTCAGTCTGATGGTTAACATATTGGGGCAAAGTCCAGACAGATCTTTATGGTCTGGGTGTGCCTCTAGGACCTAACATAGTGTTTTGCATGTGCTGAATAGTAAATCCCTGCCAAATGAATGATTGTGTAGTAAtggctacttccttctccagttctaTACCATTAAGAGCCTACCTTTTTAAGCTACTGTGGTCTTGGATCAGAgcctagtatttatttattcagatatTCCTAAAATGACttgtgtgctaggcactgtgcaAGTTGCTGTCAGTGTACTGGGGAGAAGGTAAATGAGCCAACAGAAAGCTGGATTCTAGAGACTGACAAGACTAGTGGCATTTTCCAGTGTAAACATCCTCAAACCTGCACCAGAGTTTCCATCGTTGGACTCAGGTGGTTGGTTGGTTGCTAAAATCAGGCATTTAaaatttgcaggaaaaaaaaataaattatgaccATAATTCCTCTAAGTATTTTCAcctataacattttttttttaaaacaattactaCTTTTGGTAATATTGACAGAAGACAACATGATAAACAAATAGTAAACTAAGAACAGGAGAACTTACAACTAGTTATTCTTAACttgaggactttaaaaaatagtcacttttatattttacaatataaaaatcacttaaactgatttttatattgtacacttacatatgtgtgtgtataagtatTGTACACATATATGTTTTCTGCTACTAAAATTATTCCCAGTTTCTGTCGTTGGACTAAATATATTGTAAATTAAAGCAGTCTGTTCTGTTGCCTTGCAGGAGACATGATAGAAGGtagaaaaaatacatttgagTGGTGTTTGGAGAGAGAATTTCAAACTCCTGAAGAAATAAAGCTGAATAACATACTGGTTTTTATAATATGTCATATACAGATAAAGAGCCCAGCCTTTTAATTTGCGATGAAGGGTCTTGCTAGCGTTAGTAGAGGCAGGTTGTCGTTTCAGAAACCTTTGCATTCATCTTGTATGAGCAGTAATAGTAGTCTAACCAATTGTAGTATGTCAGTATTATAACCAATAACCAATAGTTGAATCTGAAAAGCATGCCAGTCATCGTGAATCAGTGAGGAAGTGGTGAAGCAGAATAACGTCAGGGgccttttttctgtctttttggtttgactgactcattggagaggAGTCTAGCCCGGTACATAGGGATGAGCTGTCTGCTGCTGCTTATTTAACGTTTATGCCACAGATGTTCTTTGAACTGCTCCATGATGGCAAGCACTGAGCTGATCACCGAGTGCTTAGAATAGTTGACACTCACATCGCACTTCCAAGGCGCCAGATACACTTTTAAGCACCTGGTGTCGTATTCATTCATTGAATACTTAGAAAACCTGTGAGTTAGGCACTGTTACTCTCCGcattttgcagatgagcaaaAGGAGGCACACAGTAGTGTTGCTGATCCCAAGTCACTTGGGTCACTTGGCTGGTAACTGAGGAAGCAGGGATTTGAATTCACGCTGTCTAGCTCAACATGTGCCTTCAGCTGCCCTGCTGCCCTCTTCCCCACACCTTTGCCTGTTCCGCTAGTCTCCTTTCACATCTGCGTGAGCATCGGAGGCTGGATTTGTGTTTGGAGTTGATGGTTTGCGCATGGTGCTGTGACCCTGCACTTTTGAGTGTCTGACACATCCAAGTGCCTGATATGCGGGTGTTGAATGAGTGATTTTTGAGAGAAACTGAGAGAATTTCAGATGTGATGTTAAGCGAATTTGGAATTGTGTTGGTTGTTCATCTGATTCACTGGGTAGAAAAATGCTCATGTGTGAAGACTTGGGTTGCTATATGACCAGTCGGTGGTAagcagtggtgtgtgtgtataccagtGCTCTGCGGTCATGAGCACATGCGCTCATTCCCGTTCCTACTGCACGTGGAGACACGGGACAGAATCCCCGTTTTATTCCACGTCCCTGGTTGTGTTTCCAGGCAGCCCACCCTTCCTGCTCTGCTCTCCCGGGGTCCCCTCATGATCTGTCCTCTTCTGTGTCCCCCAGTCTGACTGGCAGTACTGCAcacgcctgcctgcctgccatgGGCTGTCGGGATGTCCACGCGGCCACCGTTCTCTCCTTCCTGTGTGGAATCGCCTCGGTAGCAGGCCTCTTTGCGGGCACGCTGCTTCCCAACTGGAGGAAGTTACGACTGATCACGTTCAACAGAAACGAGAAGAACCTGACCGTCTACACAGGCCTGTGGGTGAAGTGCGCCCGCTATGACGGGGGCCATGACTGCCTGATGTACGACGCTACCTGGTACTCCTCCGTGGACCAGCTGGACCTGCGGGTCCTCCAGTTTGCACTGCCCCTCAGCATCCTGATCGCGATGGGCGCCCTGCTGCTCTGCCTGATCGGAATGTGTAACACGGCCTTCAGGTCCTCCGTGCCCAACATCAAGCTGGCTAAGTGCCTGGTCAATAGTGCGGGCTGCCATCTGGTGGCCGGGCTGCTGTTTTTCCTGGCAGGCACTGTGAGCCTCTCCCCGTCCATCTGGGTCATCTTTTACAACATCCACCTGAACAGGAAGTTCGAGCCAGTCTTTGCATTTGACTATGCTGTGTATGTCACTGTGGCTAGTGCTGGGGGCTTGTTTATGACAGCCCTGCTACTATTTATTTGGTACTGTGCTTGTAAGTCCTTGCCTTCTCCTTTCTGGCAGCCACTGTACTCCCATCCTCCTGGTATGCATACATACTCACAGCCCTATTCCGCCCGTTCCCGCCTCTCTGCCATTGAAATCGACATTCCAGTTGTTTCCCACACCACCTAATGGGGAAATCATTGTTAAAGAAAACTTGTAGCCTCGCGTTTCCCTCGTGAAGGAGCTGTTTTGGACCTATGTCCATTTTCCTCTGTTCCTGATCAGTCAATGAAGCCAAATCTATATGTCTTGGTAGGATGAAGTGCTGCTAGTTTTTATGAAAAgtacaatattttaaatgtgaatcATTCCTTTTATCTTGCTTCTTGTGCTCAAAGCATTTTTAACCTTCATATTGATATCTGATCAGTTATTTAGGTAGAAAGGACCTGTGTCTCAATTGAGGTGATTTAGAGCCACATAGTAAAAAATGATTATTAAGAGGAGCTGTTGTATGTGATCCTTAGAAATATTTCAGAATGTCAGAATGTGTATTGCCCTTTTTCTATAATTCCTTAAATTGGTGGGAAAAAAGGGACAATTTcaaattaagcttttttttttttcaggtaaggGTAATGGTTTATCAGTAGCCAGTCTACCAGCTTAGGCTGTAACTTTTCTTACTTCTTTCTCGGGGCTAATTGTATTGAATAGAGTTTGGTATTTTGAAGATGACTTTCTTTTGTGAGTTCTTATCTTCTACCTCAtgcctatatttaaaaataaaatgtattttaagtgaTGTCAGAGAGAATAAGCTTAACCTTGAAAATATCTGTTAGTATGGATAACATTTAACCTAATTATAAAAGCTAATGGTTCTATAAGTTGTATTATTAGATTTAAACTGTGCCAGATGACAGATCGGTGCTTCCTTTGAGGCAAAAAAACCTTTTCTTCCAGATAGCATCAACCAGGTGGCACTCAGGCCCACATGGAATCTCTTAGTGACcaagagaaaggaataaaaaggtCCGAGTGGTTAGTTCTCCTTCAGGTAGTAGCAGGGGACAAGCGTCTGTTCTTCGGTGACAACAGCTGAGACTCATCAGGGTGACTGCCTGTTGGGTGATGGGTGGGGTGAGGCATGGCCTCCCCATGACCATGTTCACTCTTCATTCAGTTCCCGCCCCCATCACCGATTATTTCTATGACCGTGTATCTTTGCCCAGCACATTACAAGGTGCTGTAGAGGATACATGGAAAGTATGAGATCTCGTCCCATCTACTAAGAAATTTTACTTCAAGATAGAAGATCAAATGGTTAACTGACCTCCGTGGCAGCTGGTCTTCACTTCTTAGTCATTGTTCCTGGAGTACATTTCACCCAAAGACATGGCTTTCTGGCAGACAGGCTTATTGTAAATACCAGCAATATTTGGAACCAGAAATTCAGTTTGTTGGATCCTTTAGAGCACCTACCTTAGCCTTGATGCTGTGGTAACAGGGTATCAGATTCATGAGAATTGGATGGGCCACAGTGGTAAAAAACAAACCCACCAATTGTTCCCTTTTCACCTCTAAAAATATGATGACATGTCAAAGAGGGAGAAGTATTTAAAATCTCTCTTCTAATGGGATAATGTTGAGAGGAAACCATGTTAGCACCAAGATGAATGCTTAGAGATTCAGGGATATTGGGTCTTCACCCTTAGGAATTTGAGCTGCTTACTTATTTGATGTAATTTGCTCCACATCAGTACTGTGTTCATGGGGGATTTGTTCTATCACCCATTACAAAGTTCACATACAACTAGTTGCATGATCGACATGTTACTGTGCCTCTTTTGCAAATCTGAATATGCTTCTGGTACTTCTGTGTATAAAGCAGTACTTTCGTTGCTAATTCCAAACACTGGTTTATGTAAATAGCAGTAAATCcagttgtataatttttaaatgccttCAGTTGAAAGCATGCAAAACTCTGGTTTTTAAGTGATAGCTTCTGATTTCCTTCAGTTCTTTTTACTCTGCTTGGATGTAGCTGAGTTTTGATCATTCCAAGACAACAGCAGGTAGAATTTTGAGATTAATGTTCATTTTCCCCTTTACTAACTAATTTATGTCCCTATTCTCACTGACTTTGTCCAGAAGTGTCAAGAATTCCACCATTCTTTCTATAAACAATGTTAAAAGCAGACCCAGCCTTTAATATTCTAGACAGTTTTTAGTCCATGGGaccatatatataaaatgttgaaCTTTTACTACAAGcattttttggattcttttcatAAACTGTAGCCTCAAATTAGTGTTTATTATGGATTCATTTGGCAAAAGAAACAGCTGTTTTCCTTATTGTCATTAATATTTCAGATTTGCTATCAGAAACTATTCTTATTCTTCAAAGCCATCAAAGGAatccatatatttataattttttaaaataacttttgagCATTCATCAGGCTGTCATTGTGATGGGGGATATCTTTCTTTTGTTGTTACAAGTCTCTTCATGTTAAAGGCCTTTTACAGAAGGTtgggaaacagtttggaaaacctTAAATGTAGTATGATTTGGTTTATCCAACCATGGGAGGAAAAAATGCCTGAGTTTACTTTACTTGTAAATAAATATACACTGTAATAGATAATATGTTTGCTGTAAACTGCTGTGTAAAACTTCGATAAAACTGCACTGTACTTCTTGATGTTTattaaaagatgtatttttacAAGTTTCTGTTTCTGTCCTCATTTTCATCAGTGGTTTAAggtgaaatattttgagaaatgtttCTCAAATATGTGCAAATTGTAAAAGACACAGTCCCTTTTTAAGCCCTGTAGAATAGCAACTGTAATCAGAAAACTTGGCATTATTATTTCGGAAGCATCAAGACCCTTCATTTCTAAGAGTGGTCTTGGGAGTTCACTGGACTATTTCAACATTCCCCAGAAAAACAACAGATAAAGTCAAATGGGCCAGACTTGCCTCGTCAGTGGACTTTTCCAGTCATCTGTGCTCTTGGAGATTGAGAGTTCTCAAACGGTTAAGTGGGAGAACACTTCTTCATTCTTCAGAACTCAAGGTTACCAGGAAAAGTGGTCCTAATAGGTAAGTCACCTCAGAATTTCCGGGACCTGGAATGAGCATTTAGTTTTTGGCCTCCCAGTGTTAGTGTTCACAAGCACGCCTCACTGAACCCATGGCTCTAATGAGTCATTCGATGCCAGAGCTGTATGTTGCCCTAGAAGTGTGAAGCCATTTTAGGCTGGCCATCCCCATAGCTGATTATACTAACACTACAATCTGGAATCTGCCCCCAAGTTGCACAAACTCCCTAAGGGTGGCTGAAATGCTGGAGAAACTCCTCATGCTAACCAAATTCACAAGAGTGATTTACCAACcagaagtgaaaaatatagaTGGCTTGCAATCACTATCCaagaccaatttttaaaaatataccctaCGCAGagctctttggagaaaaaaaCTGATTCCAGTCCAGGGGTAGGAAAAGTGCAAGATGAGCCCAGCACATCGTCTTCTGCAAAAAGAAACGCTCGAAGAAGGATGGGGACTTAGCAAATTACACAGGAACTGGTTTAAAGAGGTTCCTGCTGGTTGAATCTGGGACAATCTAAGCATCAAAATAACATGGAATCTATTGAATAAAGCAAAAATCCGTGCATCCCTACTGAtagaaatgggaagaaagaaaagttgcTTTTTCCAGTAAAATACCAAATGATCAGTATAGAAAAATAGATGGAGTTGGGAAAACATCAATGGAATTAAAACTGATTGGTGAAAGTTTGACAAAAACAGGATATTTACATAGTCTCAAAATACTGCTCTACAAATAACTTACTAATTTCAGAGGGGAAAATAGTAACAATGGATCAACTTGGCAGTTGCAACTTTAACCAAGTGAATAAATTTATCAACAATGTTAAACCAACACCATGCACCTCTTGATATGATGCAATGAGAAGGTCAGATCACTGCTTTTGTGTTAGTTCCACTAAGAACATTGCTTAAGACTTATCTTGTGGAAACATGTAGCTTGTCAGCTCTGCTGTTGGCGCTTTGCTTCCTTCTCTACCTCTCCTGATCTCACAGCTCTTCAATTTTATAAAAAAGCATAAAAACTTACAGTCAAAATGATCtctaaaatatttcatgttttagGATAGAATTTGAAGAGCTTGCGTCAGGTTtctctggaaaaaataaaaaggaaaggtcCTTGCAGAAGAGAGATAAATCAAAGTGACAGAACCATAGGACTCAAGGGATCTGAATTAGCTGTCCCATTTCATTGATTAGCAGTACCTTCAGTCCTGAAGCATACTGTCAGGTTAGCCTAAgggctctctcctttccttcccctcGCCCACTGGAGACCCTTTCTAGGAGAAAGTCATCCTTCCTGACCCTGCTGGGTGTCTCACCACGCTCTAGCCAGGAAGTTTCTGTGTCAGTGCCATAGCGTGCCAGAGCCCTTTAAAACCTCGCGGTAGGACTGTAGAACTCTGCGGGAAAAAGCACAACTGTGGCCTGCCTAGTATTCATACACAAATCTGCTATTAACAGGGAATTTACGTTTTTTCACTTTGTTTGGAAATGTGCCAGCTTTCCACACTGTTCTGTGAAACGAATACTTCAGCAGATTTTGATGAAGACAATGAGATGGTGGATGAGGAaagaaattttttcttattttcacactaTGAAAAACCCAATGTGACTGGGTCATATTCGTAATAATGTAGTAATCATGGTTTTGAGTGGTCCTTGTTCACTTAAATcctctatagaaaaaaaaatacatgtagatTCATGTCTCCAGGGTTATGCTTTATAGAAAAAGGTAACAGCTTCTCATTaagagaagtgaaatgaagtgaagtcactcagtcgtgtccgactctttgtggccccatggactgtagcctaccaggctcctccgtccgtgggattttccaggcaagaatactggagtgggttgccatttccttctccaggagatcttcccgacccagggactgaacccgggtctcccagattgtaggcagatgctctaccgtctgagccaccactgtAACTGCATTATAAATCTCGTGGC
This is a stretch of genomic DNA from Dama dama isolate Ldn47 chromosome 18, ASM3311817v1, whole genome shotgun sequence. It encodes these proteins:
- the CLDN12 gene encoding claudin-12, with amino-acid sequence MGCRDVHAATVLSFLCGIASVAGLFAGTLLPNWRKLRLITFNRNEKNLTVYTGLWVKCARYDGGHDCLMYDATWYSSVDQLDLRVLQFALPLSILIAMGALLLCLIGMCNTAFRSSVPNIKLAKCLVNSAGCHLVAGLLFFLAGTVSLSPSIWVIFYNIHLNRKFEPVFAFDYAVYVTVASAGGLFMTALLLFIWYCACKSLPSPFWQPLYSHPPGMHTYSQPYSARSRLSAIEIDIPVVSHTT